From Candidatus Methylomirabilota bacterium:
GTCCGCCGCGGTCACGTGGGTGGTGTGGGCGGAGCCGGCGGCCGCCGGCGACACGGCGTAGTCGCCCGCGCGGTCGGTCCGGATCGCCGCGCGCCGCGCCGCCGCATACTCCTTCGAGGTGAGGCGCACGACGGGAATGTCGACGAAGGCGGGATCGCCCGTGCAGGCGTTCCGGTCGGCGAAGCCGATCTTGAGCGTCTCGGCGATCAGGTGGAAGTACTCGGCGCTGCCGAATCCCGAGCCGGCGACGTCGAAGCCCTCCAGCACGTTCAGCATCTCCACGAGGTGGAGGCCGCCCGCGGTGGGCGGGGGCGCGCCCGCGATCTCGTAGCCGCGGTAGGTCCCCCGGATCGGCGCGCGCTCGACGGTCTGATACCGCGCGAGGTCCTCGGCGGTGAGGATGCCGCCGGCTCGGAGGATGTAGTCGGCGATGGTCGCGCCCAGATCGCCGCCATAGAGCACGTCGGGCCCCTTCGCGGCGATGAGGCGCAGCGTGGCGGCATAGTCCCCCTGCACGACGAGGTCGCCCGCCTTGAGGGGTGCGCCGCCGGGCAGGAACATGCGCGCGGTCTCGGGGAAGCGCGCGAGGTCCGCCGCGGTCTCCGTCACCGCCTCCACGAGATACGGCGTCGCGCGGAAGCCGCGCTCGGCGTGCCGGATGGCCGGCTGTATCACTGTCTCGAGGTCGAGGCGGCCGAAGCGGCCGAGGGCCTCGACCCAGCCCTTGAGCGTGCCGGGCACGCCCACGGCGAGCGGGCCGATGACGTTCACGTCGCCCTCGGCGCGGAGGTAGTCGGGCCAGGTGTCCGACACCGGCCGGTACATGTCGGGCCGGGCCGCCGCGGGCGCCACCGTGTAGTTGTCGATGATGAGGTGCCGGCCGTCGGCGAGGCGGAGGTGGGTCATGCCGGCGCCGAAGATGCCCACCATCATGGGCTCCACCACGGTGAGGACGAACAGCGTCGCGATGGCGGCATCCACCGCGTTGCCGCCGGCTGCCAGCATCTCGGCGCCCGCCGCCGAGCCGAGGGGATGGTTCGCGACCACCATCCCGCGTGACGCGACGGCGGGGCGCTTCTCGCAGAGGATCGTCACGTGGTCGCGATGTCGCTGGACTGCATCCGCTTCACGCCCGCAGCCTGCATGTCGGCCCACGCCTTCGCCAGCGAGCCCTGCACGTCGATGCCGCGGCAGGCGTCCTCGATGACGGCGGCGTTGAAGCCGGCCTTGCGCGCGTCGAGCGCCGACCACGCCACGCAGAAGTCGGTGGCGAGGCCCGCGAAGTAGCATTCGGTGAGGCCGCGCTCCTTGAGATAGCCGGCGAGGCCGGTCGGCGTCTTCCCGTCCGCCTCCAGAAACGCCGAGTAGGAGTCGATCTCGCGGCGGTAGCCCTTACGGATGATGAGCTCGGCGTGCGGGATCTTCAGCCCGGGGTGGAGCTCCGCGCCCTGCGTGCCTTGCACGCAGTGATCGGGCCACAGCACCTGATCCCCGTAGGGAAGCTTGATGGCCTCGAAGGGCTTCTTGCCGGAGTGGCTCGAGGCGAACGACACGTGCGCGGGCGTGTGCCAGTCCTGCGTGAGCACGACGTGCTCGAAGTAGCCCCCCAGCTTGTTGATGAGGGGGATGATCGTGTCGCCGTCCTTCACGGCGAGCGAGCCGCCCGGCGTGAAGCAGTTCTGCACGTCGATGACAAGCAGCACGTCCGTCGGCCCCGGCTTGATCGCCCCCGACTGCGCGCCCGCGCGCTCGGTCCGGCTCCCCACGAGGGCGGTGACGAGCCCGGCGGCGGCCATTCCCAGGAATGCCCGGCGATGATGCGTCATGGTCAGGTCCTCCTCCGGCCGCCTGCTTGGACGTGCGGCAGCCCCTGTCGTGGCGCGAGTATAGCGCTCAGCCGAGCTTGAGGATACGGGGCAGCACGAGCGTGACCCAGGGCACCAGGATGACCACCAGCAGCCCCACGCACATCATGTAAACGTACGGCATCATGTCGCGCGTCGCTCGGTCCACCGGCACCTTCGCGATGCCGCAGGCGATGAAGAACCCCACGCCGATGGGCGGCAGGAAGAGGCCGATGCCCGTGGCGGCGACGACCACCGTCGAGTAGTGGATGACGTCGATGCCGAGCCGCTGCACCACCGGCATGAACGTTGGCAGCAGGATCACCACCGCAGGCAGCCCTTCGAGCACCGCGCCCAGCGCGATGAAGAGGATCGAGGTGAGGATGAGGAAGACGAGGTTGCCGCCCGGCACCGCGAGCATCATCCGCAGCAAGGTCTGCGGGACCTGCTCCACCGCGAGGATCCACGCCACCACCGCGGCGGTGCCGAGGAGGAAGCACACCGCGGCGGTCACCACCGCGCTGTGGACGAGGATGCCGGGCAGGTCGCGCCATTTGATCTCGCGATACACGAACACGCCGACGACGAAGGCGTAGACGACGGCGAGCACGGCGGCCTCGGTGGGCGTGACCGCGCCGCCGAGGATGCCCCCGAAGATGATGGCGGGGAGACCCAGCGGGATCACCGCGTCCACGAACGCGTGCCAGATCGCCCGCAGGCCGGCGACCTCGCGCGCCTCGAGGCCGCTGCGCCGCGCGTCGAACCAGATGTACACCATGATGGCCAGGGCGAGGACCACCGCGGGCAGGAAGCCCGCCGCGAACAGCGCCGCGACCGAGACATTGGCGACGGAGCCGATCACGATCATGAGGATGCAGGGCGGGACGAGAATCCCCATGGCGGACGCCGCCGAGACCACCGCCACCGCCTGCTCGGGCCGGTAGCCTGCGCGCAGCATGGGCGGGATCATGGTCGAGCCGATGGCGGAGACGTCGGCCACCGTGGAGCCGGAGATACCGGAGAAGATGTACTCCGCCACCACCACCGCCATCGAGAGCCCGCCGCGGATCCAGCCCACCAGCACCTGGGCCAGCCGCACCAACCGCACCGCGATGCCCCCCGTCTCCATGAGGGCGCCGGCGAGGATGAAGAGCGGAATGGCCAGGAGCACGAACGAGTCCACGCCCTCGAAGATCTGTTTCACGATGACCGTGAGGGGATACTGGCCCGACCAGTAGAGCCCCACGAAGCCCGCGGCGCCGATGACAAAGGCCACCGGGATGCCGAGCACCAGCAGGACCCCGAAGGCGAGAGCGACGAGGATGACCATCAGTGGCCGCCTCCGGTGAGGGGGGCGCCGCGCACCGCGCGCCAGAGATGCCCGAGGCTGAAGAGGATGACGAGGACACCGCCCACCGGCACCGACAGGTAGATGTACTGCTTCGACAGCCCCATCACCGCGGTCTGCTGGAACTGGCCCAGCTCGACGAGCTTCCAGCCCTGCTGGATCAAGATCCAGCCGAAGCCCATCATCACGAGGATGCCGAAGATCACCGTGAGGCGCTGGAGCGCGGGAGGGAACCGGTCGACGAGGAGATGGAGGCGGAAGTGGACGCCGCGCTTGACGCCCACCGCCGCGCCGAGGAACACGATCCAGACGAAGAGGAGCCGGGCGATCTCGTCGTACCAGGTGAAGGTGCGCACGAGCACGTAGCGCGAGAACACGCCGAGGAAGACGTCCGCGCAGAGGGCGACCATCATCACGAGCAGAACGCCCTCGACGATGTTGCCGAGCGCGCGACGGATCACCGGGCCGCGGGGTCGCTCCCTATTTGCCCGCGGCGGCGATGGCCGCGTTCAGCTTGGTCATGAAGTCCTTGCCCACCTTGGACTCGACGCCGTCGTACACGGGCTTCATGAGCGCCTGGAACTGTTTGATGTCCTTCACCTCGTTGATCTGGGTGCCGGCCTTCCTCATGATGTCGAAGTCCTGCTTCTCACGCTCGACCTCGATCTTCCGGTTCGCGTCGCACGCCGCCCGCATGGACTCGTCCACCGCCTTCTGCAGTTCCGGCGGCAGCGCCTGGTACTTCTTGAGGTTGGCGAACCAGCCGATGGGCGGATAGGAGTGACGGGTGAGAGAGTAGTACTTCGTCACCTCCTGGAACTTGTCCGAAGTCACCGTGAAGGACGGCAGCTCCATCCCGTCGATGGTGCCCTGCTTCATGGCGAGGTAGACCTCGACGTAGGGCATGGGCACCGGGTTCGCCCCCAGCGCCTTCATGAGCGCGATGTAGGTCGGTGACTCCTGCACGCGGATGGTCTGGCCCTTCATGTCGTCGGGCACCACGATCGGGCGCTTGTTCGACATCATGTTGCGGAAGCCCCAGCCGCCACCGAAGCAGAAGGCCTTCACGCCCTTGGCCTCCATCTTCTTGAGGAGTTCCTGACCCAGCGGGCCGTCCATGATCTTCCACACCTGGTCGCGGCTCGACCAGAGGAAGGGGAGGTCCAGCGCCTGGTAGGTGGGCTCGAACATGCCACCGATGGGCGCAGAGCCGACCGGAACGATGTCGATGGTGCCGAGCTGCGCGCCCTCGAGGTGCGCGGCCTCGCCCTTGGCGAGCGAGTTGCCGAGGTGAAGCTCGGTCTTCATCCGCCCCTTGGACTTCTCCTGGAGCGTCTTGTCGAGCACGGCGGCGGCGAGGTTGACCGGGCTGTCAGGGCCCACGCCGGTGCCCACCTTCCACACGATTGGGGCCTGCGCGTCCACGGGCGGCGCGGGCGCCAGCACCAGGGTGAGAACGAGGGAGAGGCCGAAACACAGGACGAGGCGGAGCGGTCGCGTCATCGCGGAATCTCCTTCGGCTGAGCGCGTTCGCATAGAGGGCTGCAAGCCCATGGGATCCGGCCCTCCTCGTAACACGCGCTCTCGAGGCGGTCAAGGGCACGCTCCGCGGGGGCCGCCCGATTGGAGTACCCTCGGGACCGGAGGAATCGACATGACGCGATCGCGGAGAGGCGGGCGGGCGATCCACGTGGCCCTGCTCGCGATGGGGCTGCTGCTGGCGGGGGCCTGCGCGCACCGGGAATCCGTGGTGCCGTACGTGTGGACCCCGGATGACATCGCGGCGCACATGCTGCGTTTGGCCGACGTGCAGCCGAGCGACGTGGTGTACGACCTGGGCTCGGGCGATGGCCGCATCGTGCTGATCGCGGCGCGGCAGTTCGACGCGCGGGGCGTCGGGATCGAGATCGAGCCCCGCCTTGTCGAGGAGAGTCGCGAGACCGCGAAGAAGCTCAAGGTGGACGACCGCGTGGAGTTCATCCAGAAGAGCTTCTTCGACGTGGACGTGAGCCCGGCCACCGTGGTGACGCTCTACCTCGGCCGCGAGCTGAACCTCCGCCTGCGCCCCAAGCTCCAGCGCGAGCTGCGCAAGGGGTCGCGCATCGTCTCCCACGAGTTCGACATGGGGGACTGGGCGCCCGACAAGACCATCACCGTCCAGGGCAAGGACAAGGTCTACCGGCTCATGCTGTGGACGGTGCGCTGACGCGCGTCCTGGCGCGGCTGCTCGCGGCGTGCCTCTGCGTCGCGGGCTGCGGGAGCGGCCCGGCGACTCCGCCCGTGGCGGCGCCCACGGCCCCTTCCCTCCGGCCCGAGGACGCGTCGGTTCCCGGCGAGGTCGCCG
This genomic window contains:
- the ggt gene encoding gamma-glutamyltransferase; translated protein: MVVANHPLGSAAGAEMLAAGGNAVDAAIATLFVLTVVEPMMVGIFGAGMTHLRLADGRHLIIDNYTVAPAAARPDMYRPVSDTWPDYLRAEGDVNVIGPLAVGVPGTLKGWVEALGRFGRLDLETVIQPAIRHAERGFRATPYLVEAVTETAADLARFPETARMFLPGGAPLKAGDLVVQGDYAATLRLIAAKGPDVLYGGDLGATIADYILRAGGILTAEDLARYQTVERAPIRGTYRGYEIAGAPPPTAGGLHLVEMLNVLEGFDVAGSGFGSAEYFHLIAETLKIGFADRNACTGDPAFVDIPVVRLTSKEYAAARRAAIRTDRAGDYAVSPAAAGSAHTTHVTAADADGNVVAMTQTINNLFGAKATAPGTGVLLNNTMALFDPHPGHPASVAPGKRVTSSMAPTIVLRDGRPRWALGLPGGVRIFTSVLQAVVNLIDHRMSLQEAVEAPRIWSQGQDLEMEHGIAREIREAVAARGHRVVAVRAVAGGMNAIAFENDGTLTGAACWRADGTPIGVSGGLARPGIRFRPDAGARR
- the pncA gene encoding bifunctional nicotinamidase/pyrazinamidase, producing the protein MTHHRRAFLGMAAAGLVTALVGSRTERAGAQSGAIKPGPTDVLLVIDVQNCFTPGGSLAVKDGDTIIPLINKLGGYFEHVVLTQDWHTPAHVSFASSHSGKKPFEAIKLPYGDQVLWPDHCVQGTQGAELHPGLKIPHAELIIRKGYRREIDSYSAFLEADGKTPTGLAGYLKERGLTECYFAGLATDFCVAWSALDARKAGFNAAVIEDACRGIDVQGSLAKAWADMQAAGVKRMQSSDIATT
- a CDS encoding TRAP transporter large permease; its protein translation is MVILVALAFGVLLVLGIPVAFVIGAAGFVGLYWSGQYPLTVIVKQIFEGVDSFVLLAIPLFILAGALMETGGIAVRLVRLAQVLVGWIRGGLSMAVVVAEYIFSGISGSTVADVSAIGSTMIPPMLRAGYRPEQAVAVVSAASAMGILVPPCILMIVIGSVANVSVAALFAAGFLPAVVLALAIMVYIWFDARRSGLEAREVAGLRAIWHAFVDAVIPLGLPAIIFGGILGGAVTPTEAAVLAVVYAFVVGVFVYREIKWRDLPGILVHSAVVTAAVCFLLGTAAVVAWILAVEQVPQTLLRMMLAVPGGNLVFLILTSILFIALGAVLEGLPAVVILLPTFMPVVQRLGIDVIHYSTVVVAATGIGLFLPPIGVGFFIACGIAKVPVDRATRDMMPYVYMMCVGLLVVILVPWVTLVLPRILKLG
- a CDS encoding TRAP transporter small permease, with the protein product MIRRALGNIVEGVLLVMMVALCADVFLGVFSRYVLVRTFTWYDEIARLLFVWIVFLGAAVGVKRGVHFRLHLLVDRFPPALQRLTVIFGILVMMGFGWILIQQGWKLVELGQFQQTAVMGLSKQYIYLSVPVGGVLVILFSLGHLWRAVRGAPLTGGGH
- a CDS encoding TRAP transporter substrate-binding protein, whose protein sequence is MTRPLRLVLCFGLSLVLTLVLAPAPPVDAQAPIVWKVGTGVGPDSPVNLAAAVLDKTLQEKSKGRMKTELHLGNSLAKGEAAHLEGAQLGTIDIVPVGSAPIGGMFEPTYQALDLPFLWSSRDQVWKIMDGPLGQELLKKMEAKGVKAFCFGGGWGFRNMMSNKRPIVVPDDMKGQTIRVQESPTYIALMKALGANPVPMPYVEVYLAMKQGTIDGMELPSFTVTSDKFQEVTKYYSLTRHSYPPIGWFANLKKYQALPPELQKAVDESMRAACDANRKIEVEREKQDFDIMRKAGTQINEVKDIKQFQALMKPVYDGVESKVGKDFMTKLNAAIAAAGK
- a CDS encoding methyltransferase domain-containing protein, whose protein sequence is MTRSRRGGRAIHVALLAMGLLLAGACAHRESVVPYVWTPDDIAAHMLRLADVQPSDVVYDLGSGDGRIVLIAARQFDARGVGIEIEPRLVEESRETAKKLKVDDRVEFIQKSFFDVDVSPATVVTLYLGRELNLRLRPKLQRELRKGSRIVSHEFDMGDWAPDKTITVQGKDKVYRLMLWTVR